From Leptospira kirschneri serovar Cynopteri str. 3522 CT:
GTTGGAAAGTTCGAAGAACCGTTTTCTAGTATGGATATTCTTTTGTTGGATGACGGTCAAAAAATTGAATCTGCTTTGGTAGAAGATTCGTTTGGAACGGATTCTCTTTTGGTTCCAGATGTTTATTGGAATCGTTTGAATTTTCCAGAAAGAAAAGCTCTTCGGGGTAAACTTCCTTTTTTATTGAGGAAATATTCGAAGCAGATCGCTTCTATGAAACGCCTTCATGATCGGGCGGGTAAAATCAAATACAATCGGTGCGTTGGTAAAATGAAAAAGTTTAGTATTCGGGTTCATACTGGTGTTTGGGCGACTTTAGGTGTTTTAGCGGCGGCTCATGGTGTTTCGAGATGTTATCTTTTTAATTATATGCTTTGGTTGGAGGACCTGGGTGGAAAGGAGGATCTTTTTGTGAAAAGTTTAAACCTAGGAGTTCCTAGCTTTCACTGGACTTACAAAATGATCTGGAAAATTGACAGGAGACAAAATCTCATTTCGAGAGAATTACAATTTGAACCAAACCCAATGACGAATAAATATCCATATGATTTAACGTCGTGAAGTAATCAATGAAAAGCAATTGAAATTGAAACATTATGTTGCGATCTATCGAGAGTGAATTGGATTTTTTGTGTCTAAAGTTTAGAAATATGAAAATACCCTCTTACTAGAAAAATCAGCTTTTATTCAAAAACCAAATTTTCTGAGGATGAATGAAAAAAATGCACAATATTTTTAGAATATTCTAAAGTTATTTTTGATTAAGAATTTTATAGAATGGAATACTTATTAGAACGATTAAAATTTGAGCAGTTCCAAATACAAATGCGGTAGGGGAAGCTCCTATAAAAGGAGTCCAAGTGGTTGAAATCCGATCTAATCCTACCGAAGAAATCGGACCTAAAAAGAATCCGAGAGAACCAAATCCGGTTAAACTCGCCATTACGATTCCGTTATTCTCCCGATTACAAAGAGAAGAAGCAAGTCGTAGAGAAGTAGCAAACATCAAACCCGCTCCCAATCCGCAAAATAAAAGTGAAATTTCAATCCAAATGACGGATTGAAAAAAACCGGAAAGTGTTAGAGAAACACCGTAGATCAAAGACCCTATGGCGACTGGAAAATACTTACCGGTTTTTTGGGAAAGACGAATCGCAGGATAAGATAATAAAGCCATGGGTAAAAAAACTAAGGATAACATCTTTCCGGTTTCGGAAGGGTTGAGTGAAAATTCTTCTCGAAGGCGTAGATTGAGCGAACTCATAAAATATCCGGATGTAAAACGATCTAAAAATTGGAATGCAAGAGGAAACAAAAGAAGAGGGTGTGTTAAAAATAGAATCAAAGATTTTTTCCAAGAATGTTTTTCGGAAACTCTGAGCTTTTCGTCGGGAACAAATTGATATACAATCCAGCCAAGAAACAATAAAATTATTGAACCAAATTGAAACGGTAAAATTGGATTCAATTTTCCTAAAAAACCAAATGAAAGACCTACGGCTCCTCCAAAAGAAAGAAGCATTCCGGACAAGCCCATCAAGACTCCATTTCCGAATTTACTTTTAGAATTACCGTGTTCAAAATCTGCAACGGATGCGAGAAGCAATCCGATCACGAATACGTGCGCTCCTCCTTCCAAGAAACGTAGAAATAAAAGAGTAAAAAGAGTATCTGCATAAGGCAGAAGATTTAAAAGTAAGGCATCGAATCCGCAAAAAAGTATAATAATTTTTTTACGAGTCCCAAAAGAATCCGAAAGAAAACCGGCCACCGGGGAAAAAACAAAAGAGCCAAGCATCGCTATACTCAAAAACCAAGCAACTTCTTCGTTACCGGATTGAAATCTGTCCTTTACAATTTCCTTAAATACAGGAACAATCATAGTTACCGGAAGCATTGCCAAAAAAATCGCCACCGGTAAAAAATATGCGGACTTTTTAAAATCAACCTTTCCCAAGAACGGAGTCATACGTTTCCTTACCAATTGCGGAGATTAAGTCTTGTTCCAGTTCGGAAAAAATTCCCTGATTTAAAAGAAATACCTGTTTTGATTCGGCTAGAATAGATTGTTTTTCAGAATCGTCTATTGGTAGAGAGTCCAATGCGGCACGATAGTTTTGTTTGAATCCATTGATGTCTTGAATGGCAGGAAATTCGTAAAAAGAAATTCCTTTTCCTTCTGGAAGATTTAAGGCTCTGGCCGCTACTTTTTTTAAGATTTGTCCGCCGGAAAGATCTCCCAAATAACGAACGTAAGAATGAGCCGCTAAAAGTTCCGGTTGAGTTTCAGAAATTTTGCGAATTCTTTTCACATAATCTTGAGTTGCTGCACTTGGTTGACTATCGTTAGGTTTCCAAGTTCCATAAAAAAATTGAAGGTCTTCTAAAAGAGCATTTTTACGGTAGAGTTCTGGAAAATAAATCGACTTTAAAACCAGATTGTTCTTATTACGTTCTAACTCTTCTTCCATAGATTCATAAACATAATAGAACGCTTCTAGATGTCTTGCATAGGTTCCTTTTTCTAATATTCCTTTCATAAAACAACGAATGAAAGCAGAACTTTCTGCGGCTTTGTGTTCTTCGGATGTTCCTTCTCGTAAAATAACTGCTAAACTCATTTTGATTCTCCTGACAATACTGTGACAATTCTTATAAATTGATATTGAGAATCAAACTTATTTTTGGGAAAATATACCAGTTTTCTAAAAATGTGGGAACTCTTACAAATTGGGATTAGCGATTCTATATTCAATTTTAATGATGTGTGAAAAAACAAACTTTTGTGAAATGGACTGTTGAGCCTATGTCAGTTATTCACTTAAAAATTACGATAGAGTTTTGATCAGAATTTTGCTTTTGAAATGGGAATTTGTTTCAAAATTTAACGATACCATAAGTCTTATTCGAAGAATTAGATTGTAGGAATTCATATTTTCTTTTTTACAAGAGATTTTTTCCATTGGGAAAAATGTTAGAGGCTCAAATGATTCATAAAATAATTACTCAGAATTATAATCATAAATATCTAATATTTTGCACTGAAACAGTGTTTTAGATAAAAATTAAAGATACACAATTTTATGAGATCTTTAAGTGGCTCTATGCCTTCCTGGAATTTTTAGTCATTTTTCAGTAAAAATTTTTCCAGTGTAGGACCCATTTTCTTACAGCAAAAGTTTTACAAAGATTATACGCTATAGTTGTAACTCAAAAAAATCGTCTTCTTTCTTTAAAAGTTTATTCTAAAATTTAAAAGAAATCATTTTACTGGTTCCTCGAAAATTGAGTACCCATAAATATTGGGGCAATATCGGTTAACGTGTTTTCGGTCTGATCCAATGCGAACGCTATTCCAAACTAAAGCGTCTCGGGTCGCTCTGTAAATGTTCTATAACAAGTTAAATCCAGGAAAAAATTTTGTTTCTCAATATAAAACGTAATAGTTCCCACTATTAATGGTTTATGGATGTTACAATTGATAGAAACAAGTTACACCATAACTTCATTTCCAATTAAAAAAGTTCGTATCCTTAAAATAAAGAAGTTCCTACAAGGAAATGTTAATAGATTGACAGAAAAAACAAAAAGATCTGAAAATTTATAATAGTCGGTCGTATAACGTGGAAAATAAAAAGACAGTTCTTAGAAATACGAAACAGAAAG
This genomic window contains:
- a CDS encoding DUF1564 domain-containing protein; the encoded protein is VGKFEEPFSSMDILLLDDGQKIESALVEDSFGTDSLLVPDVYWNRLNFPERKALRGKLPFLLRKYSKQIASMKRLHDRAGKIKYNRCVGKMKKFSIRVHTGVWATLGVLAAAHGVSRCYLFNYMLWLEDLGGKEDLFVKSLNLGVPSFHWTYKMIWKIDRRQNLISRELQFEPNPMTNKYPYDLTS
- a CDS encoding heme oxygenase (biliverdin-producing) encodes the protein MSLAVILREGTSEEHKAAESSAFIRCFMKGILEKGTYARHLEAFYYVYESMEEELERNKNNLVLKSIYFPELYRKNALLEDLQFFYGTWKPNDSQPSAATQDYVKRIRKISETQPELLAAHSYVRYLGDLSGGQILKKVAARALNLPEGKGISFYEFPAIQDINGFKQNYRAALDSLPIDDSEKQSILAESKQVFLLNQGIFSELEQDLISAIGKETYDSVLGKG
- a CDS encoding MFS transporter, with translation MTPFLGKVDFKKSAYFLPVAIFLAMLPVTMIVPVFKEIVKDRFQSGNEEVAWFLSIAMLGSFVFSPVAGFLSDSFGTRKKIIILFCGFDALLLNLLPYADTLFTLLFLRFLEGGAHVFVIGLLLASVADFEHGNSKSKFGNGVLMGLSGMLLSFGGAVGLSFGFLGKLNPILPFQFGSIILLFLGWIVYQFVPDEKLRVSEKHSWKKSLILFLTHPLLLFPLAFQFLDRFTSGYFMSSLNLRLREEFSLNPSETGKMLSLVFLPMALLSYPAIRLSQKTGKYFPVAIGSLIYGVSLTLSGFFQSVIWIEISLLFCGLGAGLMFATSLRLASSLCNRENNGIVMASLTGFGSLGFFLGPISSVGLDRISTTWTPFIGASPTAFVFGTAQILIVLISIPFYKILNQK